The window CGAGGCCCCGGCTTCGCTGACTATCACTTTTTGCGCGGTCACTTTCGGGAACTGTTTCTGCACGTCGAGGAAGAAGCGTTCGGTCTCACGCGATGCGGTACCGTTGCCAATCGCCACCAGCTCAACGTTGTATTTTTCGCACAGCGCGGCCACCGCAACGGCGGCTTTGGCTGCCTGTCCGGTATGCGGATAAATGGTGTCGGTCGCCACCAGCTTGCCGGTCCCGTCAACAACCGCGACCTTCACGCCGGTACGCAGACCAGGATCGAGACCCATAGTGGCACGCAACCCGGCCGGAGCGGCCATCAGCAGGTCGTGCAGGTTGCGGGCAAAGACGTTAATGGCCTCATCTTCCGCACGTTCGCGCACGGTGCCCATCAGTTCGGTTTCGAGGTGCATCAGCACTTTGATGCGCCATGTCCAGCTGACAACGCCTTTACGCCAGCTGTCCGCCGGCGCGTTGTTCAGGCGCAGACCCAGATGATCGCGGATAATCTGCTCGCCGTGGCTCTCTTTTGGCGGCTCATCGAACTGCGGGTCAGCATTCAGAGAAAGCTGCAGCACGCCTTCGTTACGCCCGCGGAACATCGCCAGTGCTCGGTGAGAAGGAACGGTGGAAATAGGTTCGTGGTGATCGAAGTAGTCGCGGAATTTGGCGCCTTCGTCTTCTTTCCCGCTCACTACGATGGAAACCAGATGGGCGTTCTTCCACAGGTAATCACGGACTTTTGCCAGCAGCGCGGCGTCCTCGGCAAAACGCTCCATCAGAATGTAGCGCGCGCCGTCGAGCGCCGCTTTGGTATCCGCCACGCCGTTTTCGGCATTGAGGTATTTGGCTGCTTCGGTTTCTGGGTCGTGAGAGGGATCGTTCCACAGCAGGTCGGCCAGCGGCTCAAGTCCCGCTTCAATGGCGATTTGCCCACGGGTGCGGCGTTTAGGTTTGTATGGCAGGTAGAGGTCTTCGAGTTCGGTCTTACTTAACGTGCCGTTGATCGCTTTCGCCAGATCGTCGGTCAGTTTGCCTTGCTCGCCGATAGATTTGAGGATCGCCTGACGGCGGTCTTCCAGTTCCCGCAGATATCCCAGACGGGTCTCCAGATTACGCAGCTGCGTGTCATCCAGACCGCCGGTGATTTCCTTACGATAACGTGCGATAAACGGCACGGTGTTCCCTTCATCAAGCAGGCGAACGGCAGCTTCTACCTGTTCAGCACGAGCCTGAATTTCACCTGCGATAATGCGGCAGAAAGAATCATTCATCATGGATAGCTTCGTCTTTAGGATAAAAATCAGGGGATAGTTATACGGATTGACTGGCAAAAATGCCAGCCATCAGCAGGGGCTTCGGATTGTTCCGTCTTATTTAACGTACTCAATCTCATTCACGTACCAGCTTGCTTCTCCGGCAGGGGTGTTCACTACCGCGAGATCGCCGACCTCTTTTTTGAGCAGGGCGCGCGCCATCGGTGAGTCGATAGAGATGTAATCCTTACGGCCAAAGATTTCATCGTAGCCGACAATGCGAAATTTGCGGATGTCGCCGTCATCATTTTCAATCTCAACCCATGCGCCAAAGAACACTTTTCCTTCCTGCTGAGGGGAGTAATCGACAATTTTTAGATTCTCCATGCACTTGGTCAAATAACGGACGCGTCTGTCGATCTCACGCAGGCGCTTTTTATTATACTGGTAGTCAGCGTTTTCGCTGCGGTCACCCAGACTGGCGGCCCAGGTCACTTTCTTGGTGACTTCCGGGCGCTCTTCACGCCAGAGGTAATTCAGCTCTTGTTTGAGTTTTTCATACCCTTCACGGGTTATCAGGGGCGTTTTCATCTTATTGTTTTACCTTGATTCTGTGATGATGCGCACAATTGGTATTACGTGAGCATATCAACAGAATAAATAATGTATTACGAGAAACATTGTATACTTAAGCTGCTGTTTAATATGCTTTGTAACAATTTAGCCTGGAATTCATACCAGAATTTGCTGGTTACTCAGGTGAGCTTTCTTAAGAATACACACTTACAATTGTTGCGAACCTTTGGGAGTAATAACAATGCAAGAGAACTATAAGATTCTGGTGGTCGATGACGACATGCGCCTGCGCGCGCTACTGGAACGTTATCTGACCGAGCAGGGCTTCCAGGTTCGAAGCGTCGCAAACGCTGAGCAGATGGATCGTCTGCTGACCCGTGAATCCTTCCACCTTATGGTACTGGATTTGATGCTGCCAGGTGAAGATGGTCTGTCGATTTGCCGCCGCCTGCGTAGCCAGAGCAACCCAATGCCGATCATCATGGTGACGGCGAAGGGGGAAGAGGTTGACCGTATCGTTGGGCTGGAAATCGGCGCTGACGACTATATCCCGAAACCGTTTAACCCGCGCGAACTGTTGGCGCGTATTCGTGCCGTACTGCGTCGTCAGGCAAATGAACTGCCGGGCGCGCCGTCTCAGGAAGAAGCGGTTATCGCTTTTGGTAAGTTCAAACTGAACCTCGGCACCCGTGAGATGTTCCGTGAAGATGAACCTATGCCGCTGACCAGCGGTGAATTTGCCGTGCTGAAAGCGTTGGTCAGTCACCCGCGTGAGCCGTTGTCCCGCGATAAGCTGATGAACCTGGCCCGTGGTCGCGAGTACTCCGCGATGGAACGTTCTATTGACGTGCAGATTTCCCGTCTGCGTCGTATGGTGGAAGAAGATCCGGCACATCCACGTTATATTCAGACCGTATGGGGTCTGGGCTACGTCTTTGTCCCGGACGGTTCTAAAGCATGAGGCGAATGCGCTTCTCGCCACGAAGTTCGTTTGCTCGCACGTTATTGCTCATCGTCACCTTGCTGTTCGCCAGCCTGGTGACGACTTATCTGGTGGTGCTGAACTTCGCGATCCTGCCGAGCCTCCAGCAGTTTAATAAGGTCCTGGCTTACGAAGTCCGTATGCTGATGACCGATAAACTGCAGCTGGAGGACGGCACGCAACTGGTCGTGCCTCCCGCATTCCGCCGGGAAATTTACCGTGAGCTGGGGATTTCCCTCTATTCCAACGAAGCCGCTGAAGAAGCGGGGTTGCGTTGGGCGCAGCACTATGAATTCTTAAGTCATCAGATGGCGCAGCAGCTGGGCGGCCCGACGGAAGTTCGCGTTGAGGTCAACAAAAGCTCGCCGGTCGTGTGGCTGAAAACCTGGCTGTCTCCGAATATCTGGGTTCGCGTTCCTCTCACTGAAATTCATCAGGGCGATTTCTCGCCGCTGTTCCGCTATACGCTGGCGATCATGCTGCTGGCAATCGGTGGGGCGTGGCTGTTTATTCGTATCCAGAACCGGCCGTTGGTGGATCTGGAACATGCGGCGTTGCAGGTGGGTAAAGGCATTATTCCGCCGCCACTGCGCGAATATGGTGCCTCTGAGGTGCGCTCGGTGACCCGAGCCTTCAACCATATGGCGGCGGGCGTGAAGCAGCTGGCCGATGACCGAACGCTGCTGATGGCCGGGGTAAGCCACGATTTACGTACGCCGCTGACGCGTATCCGCCTGGCGACCGAGATGATGGGGGAAGAAGATGGCTACCTTGCGGAGTCCATCAATAAGGACATCGAAGAGTGTAACGCCATTATCGAACAGTTTATCGACTATCTGCGCACCGGGCAGGAGATGCCGATGGAGATGGCGGATCTGAACGCGGTGTTAGGAGAAGTCGTTGCGGCAGAAAGCGGTTATGAACGTGAGATTGATACCGCGCTGCAGCCTGGCCTCATTCAGGTGAAGATGCATCCGCTGTCGATCAAACGCGCGGTTGCCAATATGGTGGTCAATGCTGCCCGCTATGGTAATGGCTGGATTAAGGTTAGCAGTGGCACAGAGCCACATCGCGCCTGGTTCCAGGTCGAGGATGATGGTCCGGGCATCAAACCGGAGCAGCGTAAACATCTGTTCCAGCCGTTTGTACGCGGCGACAGTGCCCGCAGTACCAGCGGTACCGGTCTGGGCCTGGCGATCGTGCAGCGCATCATCGATAACCATAACGGCATGCTGGAAATCGGCACCAGCGAACGCGGTGGGCTGTCGATTCGCGCCTGGCTTCCGGTTCCTGTCTCCCGTGTGCCGGGAACAACCAAAGAAGCATAAAAAAGGGAGGCGAAAGCCTCCCTCTGTTTATGGGGTAAACAGTAAAACCTCTGGCTTAAATTGCTTTTAATTGATTAATTATAAATGGGTTTTTTTGAATTAATAAAAGCAGTTTTCTTGGTGCTCCAGTGGGTTGGCGTCGTTTCGTTTCCCAGCTTTTAACCAGGTCATAACTCACACCAACCGCTATGGCAAAATCCTGTTGGCGTAACCCTGTTGCTTCGCGGATGGCTTTAACATCAATTTCGCTAAAAGTATGCACATGTTCAGGTTTAGGTGTTTCTTCACCTTTCTCTATACGTACCATTTCTTCTGCACTGGCCAGCAAATCGGCAAATAATTCGTCTTTCATTTTGGCCTCACCACACCGGATCGCGGTGTCCTGATGATTAAAATTCTCATAATTAAATCAGCATATCGGATAAGTGCATTAAAACTCTTTTTTGCTCTTCGGTTAAATCATCCTGTTCATTCTTAGGATAGAGCAAAGCCAGATAGATTCGACCTTTACGCGTCACGTTGTAATAGATAACCCGAATACCGCTGCGCTTACCCATACCAGAGCGACTCCAGCGAATTTTTCTGAATCCCCCCGTACCAGCGATAGTATCCCCTGCCTCAGGGTTTTCAATAAGCGCCTCTTGAAAGGCACGAAACTCATCGTCAGGTAAAAGTAACGGACGGCGTTTACTAAATCCCTGTAGCTCAATAAATGTGAACATGGCGCTTCCTGCGCATGGGGCTAATAGTACAAATTATAGGTGTACAGAGTACATTTTAAAAGAGTAAATACAATAAAAAGCCCCTTATCCTTTCAGATAAGGGGCTATATAACGAATCAAAAATTACAGCTTCGGACCGGCGCTGACTAACGCGGCGCCCGCTGGGGTATCGGTATACTTCTCGAAGTTTTCGATAAACAGTTTCGCCAGCGCATTGGCTTTTTCCTGCCACTGTTCTGGTGACGCGTAGGTATTACGCGGATCGAGAATACGTGTGTCTACGCCCGGCAGTTCGGTTGGGATCGCCAGGTCAAACATCGGCAGACGGAACGTTTCTGCGTCATCCAGAGAACCGTTCAGGATGGCATCAATAATGGCGCGGGTATCTTT of the Citrobacter freundii genome contains:
- the envZ gene encoding two-component system sensor histidine kinase EnvZ produces the protein MRRMRFSPRSSFARTLLLIVTLLFASLVTTYLVVLNFAILPSLQQFNKVLAYEVRMLMTDKLQLEDGTQLVVPPAFRREIYRELGISLYSNEAAEEAGLRWAQHYEFLSHQMAQQLGGPTEVRVEVNKSSPVVWLKTWLSPNIWVRVPLTEIHQGDFSPLFRYTLAIMLLAIGGAWLFIRIQNRPLVDLEHAALQVGKGIIPPPLREYGASEVRSVTRAFNHMAAGVKQLADDRTLLMAGVSHDLRTPLTRIRLATEMMGEEDGYLAESINKDIEECNAIIEQFIDYLRTGQEMPMEMADLNAVLGEVVAAESGYEREIDTALQPGLIQVKMHPLSIKRAVANMVVNAARYGNGWIKVSSGTEPHRAWFQVEDDGPGIKPEQRKHLFQPFVRGDSARSTSGTGLGLAIVQRIIDNHNGMLEIGTSERGGLSIRAWLPVPVSRVPGTTKEA
- the ompR gene encoding osmolarity response regulator transcription factor OmpR, whose protein sequence is MQENYKILVVDDDMRLRALLERYLTEQGFQVRSVANAEQMDRLLTRESFHLMVLDLMLPGEDGLSICRRLRSQSNPMPIIMVTAKGEEVDRIVGLEIGADDYIPKPFNPRELLARIRAVLRRQANELPGAPSQEEAVIAFGKFKLNLGTREMFREDEPMPLTSGEFAVLKALVSHPREPLSRDKLMNLARGREYSAMERSIDVQISRLRRMVEEDPAHPRYIQTVWGLGYVFVPDGSKA
- a CDS encoding type II toxin-antitoxin system RelE/ParE family toxin; the encoded protein is MFTFIELQGFSKRRPLLLPDDEFRAFQEALIENPEAGDTIAGTGGFRKIRWSRSGMGKRSGIRVIYYNVTRKGRIYLALLYPKNEQDDLTEEQKRVLMHLSDMLI
- the greB gene encoding transcription elongation factor GreB; its protein translation is MKTPLITREGYEKLKQELNYLWREERPEVTKKVTWAASLGDRSENADYQYNKKRLREIDRRVRYLTKCMENLKIVDYSPQQEGKVFFGAWVEIENDDGDIRKFRIVGYDEIFGRKDYISIDSPMARALLKKEVGDLAVVNTPAGEASWYVNEIEYVK
- a CDS encoding Tex family protein, which codes for MMNDSFCRIIAGEIQARAEQVEAAVRLLDEGNTVPFIARYRKEITGGLDDTQLRNLETRLGYLRELEDRRQAILKSIGEQGKLTDDLAKAINGTLSKTELEDLYLPYKPKRRTRGQIAIEAGLEPLADLLWNDPSHDPETEAAKYLNAENGVADTKAALDGARYILMERFAEDAALLAKVRDYLWKNAHLVSIVVSGKEDEGAKFRDYFDHHEPISTVPSHRALAMFRGRNEGVLQLSLNADPQFDEPPKESHGEQIIRDHLGLRLNNAPADSWRKGVVSWTWRIKVLMHLETELMGTVRERAEDEAINVFARNLHDLLMAAPAGLRATMGLDPGLRTGVKVAVVDGTGKLVATDTIYPHTGQAAKAAVAVAALCEKYNVELVAIGNGTASRETERFFLDVQKQFPKVTAQKVIVSEAGASVYSASELAALEFPDLDVSLRGAVSIARRLQDPLAELVKIDPKSIGVGQYQHDVSQTQLARKLDAVVEDCVNAVGVDLNTASVPLLTRVAGLTRMMAQNIVAWRDENGQFQNRQQLLKVSRLGPKAFEQCAGFLRINHGDNPLDASTVHPEAYPIVERILAATEQSLRDLMGNSTELRNLKAADFTDERFGVPTVTDIIKELEKPGRDPRPEFKTAQFADGVETMNDLLPGMILEGAVTNVTNFGAFVDIGVHQDGLVHISSLSNKFVEDPHTVVKAGDIVKVKVLEVDLPRKRIALTMRLDEQPGETNARRGGGGNNERTQGNRPAPKAAKPRGREAQSAGNSAMMDALAAAMGKKR
- the nadS gene encoding NadS family protein, with amino-acid sequence MKDELFADLLASAEEMVRIEKGEETPKPEHVHTFSEIDVKAIREATGLRQQDFAIAVGVSYDLVKSWETKRRQPTGAPRKLLLLIQKNPFIINQLKAI